In Lysobacter lycopersici, a genomic segment contains:
- the mutS gene encoding DNA mismatch repair protein MutS — protein sequence MSAEHTPLMKQYFAAKAEHPDVLLFFRMGDFYELFYDDARKAAKLLDITLTQRGSSAGAPIPMAGVPHHAYEGYLARLVALGESVAICEQIGDPAASKGLVERKVVRIVTPGTVTDEALLQDRRDTLLLAIARGKSGFGIAWADLAAGRFLVNEVANEDALEAELARLQPAETLVPDEEGWPEFVTTRNGMRRRAPWLFDADSGRRQLLQFFGVHDLTAFGIDDKPLAIAAAGALLGYVEETQKQRLPHLTSISVEASDGAIAMSAATRRHLELDSRIDGDANATLLGVLDSTITPMGGRLLRRWLHRPLRDRATLRARHQAVATLANGADSELREAFRAFGDVERILARIALRSARPRDLSTLRDALGMLPSLREVLAPLDSPRLQALSSELGEHGEHAALLARAIVPQPPVLARDGGIFAEGFDAELDELRALSTNADQFLVDLEAREKAATGIPTLKVGYNRVHGYYIEISKGQSDKAPTHYARRQTLTGAERYITEELKQFEDKVLSARERALSREKLLYEALLDDLNTDLESLKRCAAALSELDVLACFAERASALDWVQPQLSDDPGLRIEGGRHPVVEALRDEPFTPNDLVLDEVTRMLVITGPNMGGKSTYMRQNALIVLLAHIGSFVPATNASIGPIDRILTRIGAGDDLARGQSTFMVEMAETSYILHHATNESLVLMDEIGRGTSTYDGLALADACARHLASANRSYTLFATHYFELTALAEPSSGIANVHLDAVEHRDAHGHETLVFMHSVKDGPADRSFGLQVAALAGLPKTVVRQARARLAELEAHRDAPSTPMTAQALDSPQQIGLFAPASAALDALAAIEPDELTPRQALEALYRLKALG from the coding sequence ATGTCCGCCGAACACACGCCCCTGATGAAGCAGTATTTCGCCGCCAAGGCGGAACATCCGGACGTGCTGCTGTTCTTCCGCATGGGCGATTTCTACGAACTGTTCTACGACGACGCGCGCAAGGCCGCGAAGCTGCTCGACATCACCCTGACCCAGCGCGGTTCGTCGGCCGGCGCACCGATCCCGATGGCTGGCGTGCCGCACCACGCCTACGAGGGTTACCTCGCGCGGCTGGTGGCTTTGGGCGAATCGGTTGCTATTTGCGAACAGATCGGCGACCCGGCCGCGAGCAAGGGCCTGGTCGAACGCAAGGTGGTGCGCATCGTCACCCCGGGCACCGTCACCGACGAGGCACTGCTGCAGGATAGGCGCGACACGTTGTTGCTGGCGATCGCGCGTGGAAAGTCCGGATTCGGAATCGCATGGGCCGATCTCGCCGCCGGGCGATTCCTGGTGAACGAGGTCGCGAACGAGGACGCGCTGGAAGCCGAGCTCGCACGCCTGCAACCGGCGGAAACCCTGGTTCCGGACGAGGAAGGCTGGCCGGAATTCGTGACGACGCGAAACGGCATGCGCCGGCGCGCACCATGGCTGTTCGACGCCGACAGTGGCCGCCGCCAGTTGCTGCAATTCTTCGGCGTGCACGACCTGACCGCGTTCGGCATCGACGACAAACCATTGGCGATCGCCGCCGCAGGCGCGCTGCTCGGTTATGTCGAGGAAACGCAGAAGCAGCGGCTTCCGCACCTGACCTCGATCTCGGTGGAAGCCAGCGACGGCGCGATCGCGATGAGCGCGGCCACGCGCCGCCACCTGGAACTCGATTCGCGCATCGACGGCGACGCGAACGCGACCCTGCTCGGCGTGCTCGATTCCACCATTACGCCGATGGGTGGGCGCCTGCTGCGGCGCTGGCTGCACCGGCCGCTGCGCGACCGCGCCACGCTGCGCGCAAGGCACCAGGCGGTCGCCACGCTGGCGAATGGCGCGGATTCGGAATTGCGCGAAGCCTTCCGCGCCTTCGGCGACGTCGAGCGCATCCTCGCCCGCATCGCCCTGCGCAGCGCGCGCCCGCGCGACCTGTCGACCCTGCGCGATGCGCTGGGCATGCTGCCATCGCTGCGTGAAGTGCTCGCGCCGCTCGATTCGCCACGCCTGCAGGCGCTGTCATCCGAACTCGGCGAACACGGCGAACATGCCGCGCTGCTGGCGCGCGCCATCGTGCCGCAGCCGCCGGTGCTGGCCCGCGACGGCGGCATCTTCGCCGAAGGTTTCGACGCCGAACTCGACGAACTGCGCGCGCTGTCGACGAATGCGGACCAGTTCCTCGTCGACCTCGAGGCGCGCGAGAAGGCCGCGACCGGCATACCGACGCTGAAGGTCGGCTACAACCGCGTGCACGGCTACTACATCGAAATCAGCAAGGGCCAGAGCGACAAGGCGCCGACGCATTACGCGCGGCGGCAGACCCTGACCGGCGCCGAACGCTACATCACCGAGGAACTCAAGCAATTCGAGGACAAGGTGCTGTCGGCGCGCGAACGCGCGCTGTCACGCGAGAAGCTGCTGTACGAAGCGCTGCTCGACGACTTGAACACCGACCTCGAATCGCTGAAGCGCTGCGCCGCCGCGCTGAGCGAACTCGACGTGCTCGCCTGCTTCGCCGAACGCGCATCCGCGCTGGACTGGGTGCAGCCGCAACTCTCCGACGATCCGGGATTGCGCATCGAAGGCGGCCGCCATCCGGTGGTGGAAGCGCTGCGCGACGAGCCGTTCACGCCCAACGACCTCGTGCTCGACGAGGTGACGCGGATGCTGGTGATCACCGGCCCGAACATGGGCGGCAAAAGCACGTACATGCGCCAGAACGCGCTGATCGTGCTGCTCGCGCACATCGGCAGCTTCGTGCCGGCGACGAACGCGAGCATCGGCCCGATCGACCGCATCCTCACCCGCATCGGCGCCGGCGACGACCTCGCGCGCGGGCAATCCACCTTCATGGTGGAAATGGCGGAAACGTCGTACATCCTGCACCACGCGACGAATGAATCGCTGGTGCTGATGGACGAGATCGGGCGCGGCACCTCGACCTACGACGGCCTCGCCCTGGCCGATGCCTGCGCACGCCATCTCGCATCGGCCAACCGCAGCTATACGCTGTTCGCCACGCATTATTTCGAACTGACCGCGCTGGCCGAACCCAGCAGCGGCATCGCCAACGTGCACCTCGACGCGGTCGAGCACCGCGACGCGCACGGCCACGAAACCTTGGTGTTCATGCATTCGGTCAAGGACGGCCCGGCCGACCGCAGCTTCGGCCTGCAGGTCGCCGCGCTCGCCGGCCTGCCGAAGACGGTCGTGCGCCAGGCGCGCGCGCGCCTGGCGGAACTGGAAGCGCACCGCGACGCGCCTTCGACGCCGATGACCGCGCAGGCGCTGGATTCGCCACAGCAGATCGGCCTGTTCGCGCCGGCCTCGGCCGCGCTCGACGCGCTGGCGGCGATCGAACCGGACGAGCTCACGCCCAGGCAGGCACTGGAAGCGTTGTACCGGCTGAAAGCGCTGGGTTGA
- a CDS encoding DUF937 domain-containing protein translates to MTSLTQGLAAQLSGAPVQQIAQQLGVSPSQAQGAIATALPLLMGALGNNASQPQGAQALHAALQDHAGGDITSVLGSVLGGAMGGASGGQGDDTLGRMLGHIFGGQQQQATQGLGQATGLGSDKTQMLLRILAPIVMAYLANHMFGGQQQQASAPVAQDSGPQGLGDILGREVEQIGQQQGGLGGLLGQVLGGGNAGGLGGLLGGILGGGQRS, encoded by the coding sequence ATGACCAGCCTGACCCAGGGACTCGCCGCGCAACTGTCCGGCGCGCCGGTGCAACAGATCGCGCAGCAACTCGGCGTTTCGCCATCGCAGGCGCAAGGCGCGATCGCGACGGCCTTGCCGCTGCTGATGGGCGCGCTCGGCAACAACGCCAGCCAGCCGCAGGGTGCGCAGGCCTTGCACGCGGCGTTGCAGGACCACGCCGGCGGCGATATCACCAGCGTGCTGGGTTCGGTGCTCGGCGGCGCGATGGGCGGTGCCAGTGGCGGCCAAGGCGACGACACCCTCGGGCGCATGCTCGGCCACATCTTCGGCGGCCAGCAGCAACAGGCGACGCAGGGACTGGGCCAGGCCACCGGCCTCGGCAGCGACAAGACCCAGATGCTGTTGCGCATCCTCGCGCCGATCGTGATGGCCTACCTTGCCAACCACATGTTCGGCGGACAACAGCAGCAGGCATCGGCGCCGGTCGCGCAGGATTCCGGTCCGCAGGGGCTCGGCGACATCCTCGGCCGCGAGGTCGAACAGATCGGCCAGCAGCAGGGCGGGCTCGGCGGCCTGCTCGGGCAGGTGCTGGGCGGTGGAAACGCTGGCGGACTCGGCGGATTGCTCGGCGGCATCCTCGGCGGCGGCCAGCGCAGCTGA